In Oryzias melastigma strain HK-1 linkage group LG10, ASM292280v2, whole genome shotgun sequence, a single window of DNA contains:
- the LOC112153153 gene encoding POU domain, class 3, transcription factor 4 translates to MATAASSPYTLLSSSSMIHADSQAMQPASPYRGHQKLLQSDYLQSVQSNGHPLGHQWATSLSEGSPWSTSMEQQDVKPGREDLQLGIIHHRSPHVAHHSPHHNSHPGGWGTPVSHNSSITSGQQINIYSQTGFTVNGMLDHGGLTPPPNPQGQGMHPGLRDTLSPEHSDLGGHHCHDHSDEETPTSDELEHFAKQFKQRRIKLGFTQADVGLALGTLYGNVFSQTTICRFEALQLSFKNMCKLKPLLNKWLEEADSSTGSSSSIDKIAAQGRKRKKRTSIEVSVKGVLETHFLKCPKPSAQEISSLADTLQLEKEVVRVWFCNRRQKEKRMTPPGEPPPPPSHEGPYSHSGGDASSCHDL, encoded by the coding sequence ATGGCCACAGCTGCCTCCAGCCCCTACACCCTGCTCAGCTCCAGCTCCATGATCCACGCGGACAGCCAGGCCATGCAGCCTGCGAGTCCGTACAGAGGGCACCAGAAACTCCTCCAGAGTGACTACCTGCAGAGCGTCCAGAGCAACGGGCACCCCCTCGGGCACCAGTGGGCGACCAGCCTGTCGGAGGGCAGCCCCTGGTCGACCTCCATGGAGCAGCAGGACGTCAAGCCGGGCCGGGAGGACCTGCAGCTCGGCATCATCCACCACCGCTCCCCGCACGTCGCGCATCATTCCCCCCACCACAACAGCCACCCGGGCGGCTGGGGGACTCCGGTGTCCCACAACTCCTCCATCACCAGCGGGCAGCAGATCAACATCTACTCCCAGACGGGCTTCACTGTCAACGGCATGCTGGACCACGGCGGGCTCACCCCCCCGCCCAACCCGCAGGGCCAAGGCATGCACCCGGGCCTCAGGGACACGCTCAGCCCCGAGCACAGCGACCTGGGCGGGCACCACTGCCACGACCACTCCGACGAGGAGACGCCGACCTCGGACGAGTTGGAGCACTTTGCCAAGCAGTTCAAGCAGCGGCGGATCAAGCTGGGCTTCACGCAGGCGGACGTGGGGCTGGCTCTGGGCACGCTGTACGGTAACGTCTTTTCCCAAACCACCATCTGCAGGTTCGAGGCGCTGCAGCTGAGCTTTAAGAACATGTGCAAACTGAAGCCGCTGCTGAACAAGTGGCTGGAGGAGGCGGACTCCTCCACGGGCAGCTCCAGCAGTATAGACAAGATAGCAGCTcaggggaggaagaggaagaagaggacgTCCATCGAGGTCAGCGTGAAGGGAGTTCTGGAGACGCACTTTCTCAAGTGTCCAAAGCCGTCCGCGCAGGAGATCTCCTCGCTGGCGGACACGCTGCAGCTGGAGAAGGAGGTGGTGCGCGTGTGGTTCTGCAACCGCAGGCAGAAGGAGAAGCGCATGACGCCGCCGGGGGAGCCTCCGCCGCCTCCCTCGCACGAGGGACCCTATTCTCACAGCGGGGGGGACGCGTCCTCGTGCCACGATCTCTGA